The Streptomyces hundungensis genome contains the following window.
TCGGTGACCACAGGCGGCTCGACGGCCTCGGCCGCCCGGGCCTACGACGACCAGCTCGCGTCGCTCACCAGGTGAGCCCCGCCCCCTCCGCGCCGGCCACGACCGGCCTGCGCCGTGCCCGTGCGGTGCGCTGGCTGCCGATCGCGCCCGCCACCCTGCTCCTGCTGCTCTTCCTCGCCGGGCCGATCGGCTACTGCGGCTATCTGGCCTTCACCGACATGCGCCTGACCGGGTCCGCCACGGTGGACTTCGTCGGTTTCGCGAACTTCCGGCGGGCCTTCGCCGACCCCGCGTTCCGCAACGCGGTTGTGCTCACGCTCGTGTTCACCGTGCTGTCCGCGCTGCTCGGCCAGAACACCCTGGGCCTGGCGCTTGCCGCGCTGATGCGACGGGCCTCGCGCCCGGTGCGGACGGTGACGGGGGCGCTGGTGATCACCGCCTGGGTGCTGCCGGAGATCGTGGCCGCTTTCTTGCTGTACGCCTTCTTCCGGCGCGAGGGCACCCTGAACGCCCTCCTCGACCAGCTCCATCTCCCCACCCAGAACTGGCTGTTCACCCTGCCCATCCTCGCGGTGTCCTTCGCCAACGTGTGGCGCGGCACGGCGTTCTCGATGCTGATCTACTCGGCGGCGCTCGCCGAGATCCCGCGGGACGTCGAGGAGGCCGCGGAGGTCGACGGGGCGAGCGGGGCGCGCCGGTTCTGGCACATCACGCTGCCGATGATCCGCCGTTCCATCGGCACCAACCTGATGCTCAACACCCTCCAGACGCTCTCCGTGTTCGGGCTCATCTGGGCGATGACCCGGGGCGGGCCCGGCAACCGCAGCCAGACGCTCCCGGTGTACATGTACGACCAGGCGTTCCTCAAGAGCCTGATCGGCTACGGCACGGCCGTCGCGCTGCTGCTCCTCCTGGTCGGCTCGCTGTTCTCGGTGGTCTATCTGCGGCTGCTGAAGGTGGAGGTGTGAGGGCGGTCCCGGCGCGCCGCACGCGCCGCCACAAGCGGCGCCGGCTCGCCGCCGACGCGGCTCTGCTCGTGGTGGCGGCGGCCTTCGCGGTGCCGCTGCTCTGGCTGCTGCTCGCCTCCCTCGACAGCGAGGCCGATCTGCGGGTACGGGTGCCGGGCTCGGCGACCCTGGACAACTTCTCGGCCGTCCTGACCCCCGACATCACGTACACGCCGATGCTCAACAGCCTGCTGCTGTGCGGGAGTTCGACGCTCCTGACGGTGGTGTGCGCGGCCCTCGCGGCCTATCCCCTCTCGCGCCACCGCTCCCGTCTGGCCCGCCCCTACTTACTGACGGTCCTGTTCACGACGTGTCTGCCGATCACCGCGGTGATGGTGCCGGTGTACGGGCTCTTCGTGCGGGTGGACCTCGTCGACACGACGTACGGCACGGCGCTGTTCCTCGCCACGTCCCAACTCCCTTTCGCCATCTGGCTGATGAAGAACTTCATGGACGGGGTGCCGCTCGCCCTGGAGGAGGCGGCCTGGACCGACGGCGCGTCGATGCCGCAGACGCTGGTGCGGGTGGTGCTGCCGCTGATGGGGCCCGGGGTGGCCGTGGTGACGATCTACACCTTCATCATGCTGTGGGGGAACTTCTTCGTCCCGTTCATGCTGCTGCTCACCCCCGACAAGCTCCCGGCGTCCGTCTCGATCCTCACGTTCTTCGGGAACCACGGCTCGGTGGTCTACGGCGAGCTCGCCGCGTTCTCGATCCTGTACTCGACGCCGGTGCTGCTGCTGTACGTCCTGATCGCGCGGCGGCTCGGCGGGGGGTTCGCGGCGGCGGGCGGGGTGAAGGGTTAGCGTCACGTAGTGGGGTCGCCCGGAGGGAGGCTCAGAGCGACACCCGGTAGAACACTTTCCCCTGGTGCTGCGGCACGCCAAGAGCTTCGTACAGGGCCAGGGCGGGCGGATTGTCGGTGTCAGCCGTCCACTCGACACGCGAACAACCAGCCTTCACGGCAGCGGACTTGACGGCGTCCATCAAGGCCCGCGCCACGCCCCGCCGCCTGGCGCCCTCGCGGACGTACAGCTCCTTCAGATAGAGCGAGGAGTCCGCGCCGGCCGCCGGCCACAGCAATGAGTAGGACGCGAGTCCGAGCACCTGGTCGCCATCGTGGGCCAACAGGCAGACCGCGGCGGGGCTCTCGCCAAAGAGCGCGGAGCGGATCTGATCGAGCGGCGGGCGATCGTTCTCACCGCCGTAGTAGGCCTCCGTCTCGCCGAGAATGTCGGCGATCGCCTCAAGGTCGTGCTCGGTCGCTGGGCTGATCCGCACCACTGGTGGCCCTCTCGCCTGGGGGCAGCGCCAACGCCTCGCGCAACACCCGCACCTCTGGCACAGTCCGTGCCTCGGGCACCCTAGCGACCAGTTCAGCAGCGCGGTAGACGATCAGTGCCGATCGGTGTTCTGTCGGCAGGTCCATGAGGGTCTGCGTCGCGTGTGCCGCAGCTTCGGCGGCGTCGCCATCCGCTGCCTGGCACATTGCCTGGTCCAGGCGCACCAACGCACGATCCATGTGGTCGGATGCCGGATACAACTCCAGCGCTCGTTCCTGCTGTTCGGCGGCCACGCTCGTTTCCCCGAGGTGCGTCCAGGCGTTCCCGCTGTGGAAACGCAGTTGGGACTCCGAGTAGCCGAAGGCGGAGGCGGCCGTGTCCGCCGGGGCAAGGCGATCGAGCGCCGCTTCGGCCTCCGCCAGGGCTGCGATCGCTTCACCGCGGCGGCCGAGTAGCGCGAGGGCACGCGCTTGCAGAGGCGCTGCGAGCGCTGGCCCAACGCACGGCAGCCCGCCCGCGAGTTGCTGTGCACGGCAGGCGAGTTCGACCGCACCCTCCAGGTCTCCGCCGTAGTACAACTGGTAGGCCTTCTGGGCGTACATCCATGACAGTGTCGCCCGGTCCTCGGCTGCGGCGGCAGCGGCGCGACCAGTGCGCCACCAGCCGCGCGACCGGCCATCGCCAAGCTTCAGCAGAGTGAGCGCCATGAGCCCTGACATGCGGGCCACGGCAATCGTCAGGCGTTTGCGGACTTGCACCGTCTGGCGCCCTGAGAGCATCAGCCTCAAGTCGCCGAAGTCCGCGAGGAGTTCGGGGAGCAGCTCGCCCTCCGCCCGGTATCGGGTTGCCCGGCCATGGCGCGCGACTGTGTACTCGACCTCGTCGAGCGAGTAGTGCGACAACGGACCTGCGGTCAGCGTCTCGTGCAGGCCGCGCTGGAGAGCGTCCGCCTGCTCCAGAGGGTCTGCTCCGGGACGAGTGTCCGCAAGGGCGATGAGCTCGCCGTGTGCACCCACTGCTTGGTCCAGGGCTGCGGCGATCTCCTTGCTCGGGAAGCGCTGGCCCTTCTCGAGGTCCGCGATGTAGCTCTTGCCGCAGGCCGCAATCGCCGCGACATCGCGTAGCGACCGGGGTCCCCGCAGCCGCCGCAGCGCTTGCCCGAAAGTTTCCTTCATGGATGCCCCCAGCGTCCGCCGTGTCCGCAGCTTGGCGGACATCGGCGGACACACGACTCCTGTGACTCACGGTCTGTATCGGAAACGCTACTCCTGCGCACGCACAGCAGTCAGACGCAAGGAGAAGCACATGACCGTCCAACCCGCCGGAGTCCAGGCCTGTTGCCACGACGGAGTCCTCACCGACGAGCCGATCAAAGTCGGCGAAGTTCATACCCCCGCGGGCGTCGGCGCCGAGGTCTTTTCCTGTCCCCAGCACCTTCCGCTGTACCGCGCCCAGGATGAGATGGGGCCCGCGTCATGACGGCCGGGAGGGACATCAAGATCTGCCTCTACTGCGACCGCCCCATCGAGGGCGTCGCCATCCCCGTCTCCGGCGAGAGTCATCTGGGCTCGGCCAGCGGAGCCCGGGCGGATGACTGGAGGCACGTCAAGGGCGACCGGGCCTGCCGGGCGGCGCCGCTCGTGGAGCGTTTCGACCGGGCCGAGCCCCGGGGCCGGTTCCTGGAGGGCCGCCC
Protein-coding sequences here:
- a CDS encoding carbohydrate ABC transporter permease, translating into MSPAPSAPATTGLRRARAVRWLPIAPATLLLLLFLAGPIGYCGYLAFTDMRLTGSATVDFVGFANFRRAFADPAFRNAVVLTLVFTVLSALLGQNTLGLALAALMRRASRPVRTVTGALVITAWVLPEIVAAFLLYAFFRREGTLNALLDQLHLPTQNWLFTLPILAVSFANVWRGTAFSMLIYSAALAEIPRDVEEAAEVDGASGARRFWHITLPMIRRSIGTNLMLNTLQTLSVFGLIWAMTRGGPGNRSQTLPVYMYDQAFLKSLIGYGTAVALLLLLVGSLFSVVYLRLLKVEV
- a CDS encoding carbohydrate ABC transporter permease; its protein translation is MRAVPARRTRRHKRRRLAADAALLVVAAAFAVPLLWLLLASLDSEADLRVRVPGSATLDNFSAVLTPDITYTPMLNSLLLCGSSTLLTVVCAALAAYPLSRHRSRLARPYLLTVLFTTCLPITAVMVPVYGLFVRVDLVDTTYGTALFLATSQLPFAIWLMKNFMDGVPLALEEAAWTDGASMPQTLVRVVLPLMGPGVAVVTIYTFIMLWGNFFVPFMLLLTPDKLPASVSILTFFGNHGSVVYGELAAFSILYSTPVLLLYVLIARRLGGGFAAAGGVKG
- a CDS encoding GNAT family N-acetyltransferase, whose amino-acid sequence is MVRISPATEHDLEAIADILGETEAYYGGENDRPPLDQIRSALFGESPAAVCLLAHDGDQVLGLASYSLLWPAAGADSSLYLKELYVREGARRRGVARALMDAVKSAAVKAGCSRVEWTADTDNPPALALYEALGVPQHQGKVFYRVSL
- a CDS encoding helix-turn-helix domain-containing protein, with product MSAKLRTRRTLGASMKETFGQALRRLRGPRSLRDVAAIAACGKSYIADLEKGQRFPSKEIAAALDQAVGAHGELIALADTRPGADPLEQADALQRGLHETLTAGPLSHYSLDEVEYTVARHGRATRYRAEGELLPELLADFGDLRLMLSGRQTVQVRKRLTIAVARMSGLMALTLLKLGDGRSRGWWRTGRAAAAAAEDRATLSWMYAQKAYQLYYGGDLEGAVELACRAQQLAGGLPCVGPALAAPLQARALALLGRRGEAIAALAEAEAALDRLAPADTAASAFGYSESQLRFHSGNAWTHLGETSVAAEQQERALELYPASDHMDRALVRLDQAMCQAADGDAAEAAAHATQTLMDLPTEHRSALIVYRAAELVARVPEARTVPEVRVLREALALPPGERATSGADQPSDRARP